The following proteins come from a genomic window of Athalia rosae chromosome 1, iyAthRosa1.1, whole genome shotgun sequence:
- the LOC105690887 gene encoding glucose dehydrogenase [FAD, quinone]-like isoform X2, whose protein sequence is MIYNYACHASCRILLPVDDENNILQEYDFVIIGAGSGGSVLANRLTEIPEWNVLLIEAGKDEFFLTDVPLLAPTLHITAYNWGYKTEPGFPDENGNGGFCLGMEEGRCNWPRGKAVGGSSVINYMMYTRGSKSDYDSWAAQGNPGWSYEDVLPYFRKSENNRIDGLDDRYHGNSGYLDVDYSPYVSKLRDLFLNSAKEMGYKVNDYNGERFLGFSVAQANLRGGRRVSASKAFLRPVRSRRNFHVSKYSRVTKIVIDPATRIATGVEFVKNRRKYFVGASKEVLLSAGALNSPQLLMLSGIGPRDHLESLGIPVLQELPVGYNLQDHVSMSLLTFLVNDSVTIIESRVATNPVNTFDYLVRGSGPLTIPGGAEGLAFINTKKSLRTSTKWGRKIENSLSGSYGEFANEYEDDYADIEIVMGLGSLTGDTSGSLKGIMGLSDELVHDVFHGYEGRDGFSLVPILLHPKSRGRVTLKSSDPFHWPVLQANYYQNPDDLETIVRGIKKAIQVAATTPFKKYNTTILPLNIAGCRHIAFNTDPYWACVARHVTTTLGHLVGTCKMAPVEDSGVVDAALKVYGIKNLRVVDASIMPTIIAGHTNAPTIMIGEKASDMIKFDWQGFV, encoded by the exons ATGATTTATAATTATGCATGTCACGCAAGCTGCAGGATACTTTTACCG GtagacgatgaaaataatatattacaagAATACGACTTTGTCATTATCGGGGCCGGGTCTGGGGGATCAGTCCTCGCGAATCGTCTAACAGAAATTCCCGAGTGGAACGTGCTTCTCATTGAGGCTGGaaaggatgaattttttctcacggaCGTGCCGTTGCTCGCCCCTACGCTTCACATAACGGCGTATAACTGGGGGTACAAAACGGAGCCAGGATTTCCCGACGAAAATGGAAACGGCGGTTTCTGTCTTGGAATGGAAGAAGGTCGATGCAACTGGCCGAGGGGAAAAGCCGTCGGGGGTAGTTCCGTGATAAACTACATGATGTACACAAGGGGTTCGAAAAGCGACTACGACTCATGGGCAGCCCAAGGGAACCCGGGATGGAGCTACGAAGATGTCCTTCCGTATTTTCGAAAGTCCGAGAACAACCGAATCGACGGTTTAGACGATCGTTATCACGGCAATTCGGGATATCTTGACGTCGATTATTCTCCATACGTTTCAAAACTGAGAGATCTCTTTTTAAATTCTGCTAAAGAAATGGGTTACAAAGTGAACGATTATAACGGAGAAAGATTCCTCGGTTTTTCGGTCGCCCAAGCCAACCTCAGAGGCGGACGTCGTGTCAGTGCGAGCAAAGCTTTTCTACGACCCGTTCGCAGcagaagaaattttcacgtatCGAAGTACTCGAGAGTAACGAAAATTGTCATCGATCCGGCAACGAGGATCGCTACCGGTGTGGAGTTCgtgaaaaatagacgaaagTACTTCGTCGGAGCTTCGAAAGAAGTCCTTCTCTCCGCCGGTGCCCTAAACTCACCCCAGTTGCTGATGCTTTCGGGAATCGGTCCCAGAGATCACCTGGAATCGTTGGGCATTCCGGTCCTCCAGGAACTTCCTGTGGGATACAACCTACAGGATCACGTGAGCATGTCGCTTTTAACTTTCCTTGTCAATGACAGCGTTACGATAATTGAATCCCGCGTGGCGACCAACCCGGTGAACACCTTCGATTACCTCGTCAGGGGTAGTGGCCCATTAACGATACCTGGGGGAGCCGAAGGGCTCGCCTTTATCAACACAAAAAAGAGCCTGAGAACTTCAACGAAgtggggaagaaaaattgaaaattcacttTCCGGTAGCTACGGAGAATTCGCGAATGAATATGAAGATGACTACGCGGATATAGAGATCGTGATGGGTTTGGGCAGCCTAACCGGCGACACGTCCGGTAGTCTGAAAGGCATAATGGGTCTGTCTGATGAATTAGTGCACGACGTTTTCCATGGGTACGAAGGAAGAGACGGTTTCAGCCTTGTTCCAATATTGCTCCATCCGAAGAGCAGGGGACGAGTTACCTTGAAAAGCTCCGATCCTTTTCACTGGCCCGTTTTACAAGCTAATTATTACCAGAATCCCGACGACTTGGAAACAATTGTCCGAGGCATTAAGAAG gcTATACAAGTGGCAGCTACAACTCCTTTCAAAAAATACAACACCACGATATTACCGCTCAACATTGCCGGATGTCGTCACATCGCATTCAACACCGACCCTTACTGGGCTTGTGTCGCTCGACACGTAACCACCACCCTCGGACACTTGGTTGGCACCTGCAAGATGGCCCCCGTTGAGGACTCCGGTGTCGTTGACGCCGCTCTCAAAGtttatggaataaaaaatttgagggTTGTCGACGCCAGCATTATGCCTACTATAATTGCCGGGCACACCAACGCTCCGACCATCATGATCGGTGAAAAAGCCAGCGACATGATAAAATTCGATTGGCAAGGGTTCGTCTGA
- the LOC105690887 gene encoding glucose dehydrogenase [FAD, quinone]-like isoform X1, giving the protein MSKIIFPIYLVIFIAIGNCEKSRGIFEDLFNGYNGFLQNFDNPQVDDENNILQEYDFVIIGAGSGGSVLANRLTEIPEWNVLLIEAGKDEFFLTDVPLLAPTLHITAYNWGYKTEPGFPDENGNGGFCLGMEEGRCNWPRGKAVGGSSVINYMMYTRGSKSDYDSWAAQGNPGWSYEDVLPYFRKSENNRIDGLDDRYHGNSGYLDVDYSPYVSKLRDLFLNSAKEMGYKVNDYNGERFLGFSVAQANLRGGRRVSASKAFLRPVRSRRNFHVSKYSRVTKIVIDPATRIATGVEFVKNRRKYFVGASKEVLLSAGALNSPQLLMLSGIGPRDHLESLGIPVLQELPVGYNLQDHVSMSLLTFLVNDSVTIIESRVATNPVNTFDYLVRGSGPLTIPGGAEGLAFINTKKSLRTSTKWGRKIENSLSGSYGEFANEYEDDYADIEIVMGLGSLTGDTSGSLKGIMGLSDELVHDVFHGYEGRDGFSLVPILLHPKSRGRVTLKSSDPFHWPVLQANYYQNPDDLETIVRGIKKAIQVAATTPFKKYNTTILPLNIAGCRHIAFNTDPYWACVARHVTTTLGHLVGTCKMAPVEDSGVVDAALKVYGIKNLRVVDASIMPTIIAGHTNAPTIMIGEKASDMIKFDWQGFV; this is encoded by the exons atgtcaaaaataattttcccaaTATATCTGGTTATTTTTATAGCCATAggaaattgcgaaaaatctCGCGGAATATTCGAAGATTTATTCAATGGCTATAATGGATTCTTGCAAAACTTTGATAACCCGCAGGtagacgatgaaaataatatattacaagAATACGACTTTGTCATTATCGGGGCCGGGTCTGGGGGATCAGTCCTCGCGAATCGTCTAACAGAAATTCCCGAGTGGAACGTGCTTCTCATTGAGGCTGGaaaggatgaattttttctcacggaCGTGCCGTTGCTCGCCCCTACGCTTCACATAACGGCGTATAACTGGGGGTACAAAACGGAGCCAGGATTTCCCGACGAAAATGGAAACGGCGGTTTCTGTCTTGGAATGGAAGAAGGTCGATGCAACTGGCCGAGGGGAAAAGCCGTCGGGGGTAGTTCCGTGATAAACTACATGATGTACACAAGGGGTTCGAAAAGCGACTACGACTCATGGGCAGCCCAAGGGAACCCGGGATGGAGCTACGAAGATGTCCTTCCGTATTTTCGAAAGTCCGAGAACAACCGAATCGACGGTTTAGACGATCGTTATCACGGCAATTCGGGATATCTTGACGTCGATTATTCTCCATACGTTTCAAAACTGAGAGATCTCTTTTTAAATTCTGCTAAAGAAATGGGTTACAAAGTGAACGATTATAACGGAGAAAGATTCCTCGGTTTTTCGGTCGCCCAAGCCAACCTCAGAGGCGGACGTCGTGTCAGTGCGAGCAAAGCTTTTCTACGACCCGTTCGCAGcagaagaaattttcacgtatCGAAGTACTCGAGAGTAACGAAAATTGTCATCGATCCGGCAACGAGGATCGCTACCGGTGTGGAGTTCgtgaaaaatagacgaaagTACTTCGTCGGAGCTTCGAAAGAAGTCCTTCTCTCCGCCGGTGCCCTAAACTCACCCCAGTTGCTGATGCTTTCGGGAATCGGTCCCAGAGATCACCTGGAATCGTTGGGCATTCCGGTCCTCCAGGAACTTCCTGTGGGATACAACCTACAGGATCACGTGAGCATGTCGCTTTTAACTTTCCTTGTCAATGACAGCGTTACGATAATTGAATCCCGCGTGGCGACCAACCCGGTGAACACCTTCGATTACCTCGTCAGGGGTAGTGGCCCATTAACGATACCTGGGGGAGCCGAAGGGCTCGCCTTTATCAACACAAAAAAGAGCCTGAGAACTTCAACGAAgtggggaagaaaaattgaaaattcacttTCCGGTAGCTACGGAGAATTCGCGAATGAATATGAAGATGACTACGCGGATATAGAGATCGTGATGGGTTTGGGCAGCCTAACCGGCGACACGTCCGGTAGTCTGAAAGGCATAATGGGTCTGTCTGATGAATTAGTGCACGACGTTTTCCATGGGTACGAAGGAAGAGACGGTTTCAGCCTTGTTCCAATATTGCTCCATCCGAAGAGCAGGGGACGAGTTACCTTGAAAAGCTCCGATCCTTTTCACTGGCCCGTTTTACAAGCTAATTATTACCAGAATCCCGACGACTTGGAAACAATTGTCCGAGGCATTAAGAAG gcTATACAAGTGGCAGCTACAACTCCTTTCAAAAAATACAACACCACGATATTACCGCTCAACATTGCCGGATGTCGTCACATCGCATTCAACACCGACCCTTACTGGGCTTGTGTCGCTCGACACGTAACCACCACCCTCGGACACTTGGTTGGCACCTGCAAGATGGCCCCCGTTGAGGACTCCGGTGTCGTTGACGCCGCTCTCAAAGtttatggaataaaaaatttgagggTTGTCGACGCCAGCATTATGCCTACTATAATTGCCGGGCACACCAACGCTCCGACCATCATGATCGGTGAAAAAGCCAGCGACATGATAAAATTCGATTGGCAAGGGTTCGTCTGA